The sequence below is a genomic window from Thioalkalivibrio sp. ALJ12.
CCAACGACCTCACGCGGCTGACACGGGAAGCGCCGGAACTGCGCCTCGCCCTGCACAACGGCGCGGAAAGCGCACGCCGTCTGCACGAAACCCGGGCACTCGGCGTCGAGGCCCTGCGCCTGCCATCGACCAGTCCGGCCAACGCCCGCTGGAGCTTCGAGGCCAAGCTCGAGGTCTGGGCCAAAGCCCTGACAAGCGTCGGGATTCCCAGGCACCTGTAGTCCCTCCGGCCGCCGTCGGGGTTGCGCCCCAAAACGTTATCTTATAACGTGACATCGTCGTGTAACGATATAACAATTTATTCACGCTGAGGCCTTCGGCGTGTCTGTACATGTTTGGGAGTCCGTCATGCCGCACAACACACACCTGCTCCGCCCCGCCCTGGGCGGACTGACCGCCCTGGCGCTCGCCGTGCCGACCGCCGCCACCGCCCAGCAGTGGGAGACGCGCGCGGGAGACCGCAACTGGGGGCTGGATATCTCACTGATCCTGGAAGGGGTCTACTACAACGAGATGTCCCGCGGTATCAGCGACCCAGCCGGCTTCGATGACGGCCATGACCATGGGCACGACCACGGAAACGGGCATGACCACGGGTTCGACGACGGCTTCAACCTCGGGCACAGCGAGCTGGTGTTCGAGGCCAACCTCGGCGATCTGTTCGATGGCGTGCTGATGATCGGTTTCGACGAGGACCATGTTGAAGTCGAAGAGGCCTACCTGACCACCCGCGCCCTGCCCGGTGGCTTCCAGGTCAAGGCAGGTAAATTCCTGTCGGACATCGGCTACATCAACAGCCGCCACGTCCATGACTGGGACTTCGTCGACCGCCCGCTGGTCAACGAATATCTGTTCGGCGATCACGGCCTGCAGGAAACCGGCGTCCAGGCCACCTGGCTCGCCCCGACCGAGACCTACACCCAGCTCGGCGTGGAACTGCTGCAAGGCGAAACCAGCGGTATCGCGAACTATGAAGGCAGCCAGTCGGCTCGGAATGGTCAGGAGCGCATCCTGAGTGATCGTTCCGGACCACGACTGATTACCGCGTTTGCCAAATTCGGCCCGGACCTGGGCCCCGACCATGCCGCCCAATTCGGTATCTCCGGCGGCTACGCGCGCAGCTTCCAGAAGACCGACGAGCACTCCACACGTTTCGAAGATTGGGATGGAAGCGCCTGGTTCGCCGGCCTAGACGCCGTCTATAAATACAGCTCGGGCCGCGCCTATGGCCACGGCGACTGGCGCCTGCAGGGAGAGTATTTTTACCGTGAGATTGATGTCGACCGGCGCGATGTGAATTTCGAAGCGGATGGCAACGGACCGGAAGGCTTCGTCCGCAACGAACAGTCTTTCAAAAACAAACAGGATGGCCTTTACGTCCAGGGCGTATACGGCTTCGCCCCGCGCTGGGAGGCCGGCCTGCGCGCCGAGGCCCTCGGCCTGACCAACGACGTCGGCCGCGGTGATGGCGAGTCGTTCGGCACCTCATACCGTCAGACCGCTCAGGTGACCTTCCGCCCCGTGGAGCCGGTATTCCTGCGCGCGCAGCTGTCGCAGAACGACTTCGTCGACGAGCACGGTGATCGCGACCGCGGGCTGGAATTCATGCTGCAACTGAACGTGGCGCTCGGCGCGCACGGCGCCCACCGCTTCTGATCAGTATCGCGTCGTCGTCCAGGGTCGGCAGGACCGTTGATGCCCTGTCGGCCCCATCCGTATCCCGAAATCACCAGGAGTCCCGCATGTCCTTTAGCAAGACTCGCACCCGTATCACCCGGACCCTCGCCGCCGTTGCCTCGGTGGCCGCACTCACCTTCATCCTGCTACCCGCGCAGGCGGCTGCCGGACTGAACATCGTGGCCACTACATCCAGCCTCGGTGCCCTGGCCCGCGAGATCGGGGGCGACGAGGCCGAGGTCCGCGTGCTCGCGCCGCCGGACCGCGACGCACATTACCTGGATGCCCGCCCCAGCTTCATGGCCGCCCTGCGCCGGGCCGACATGCTGCTGGAATTGGGCGCCGGTCTGGAAGAAGGCTGGCTGCCCGCCGCCCAGCGCGGCGCCAACAACCGTGCAATCAACTCGGGGCAGCCGGGCCACTTCCGCGCGGCCGACAAGGTCGAACTGCGCCGTTCCATCACCATGGACGGGCCGAACATGGGCCACGTGCACGAGGAGGGCAATCCGCATTTCAATGCCGACCCGTTGCGTATGGCCGAACTCGCCCTGGCACTGGGACAGCGCATGGGAGAACTGCGGCCGGATCACGCCGAGGCCTTCGTGCAGCGTGCAGAGGCAGCCGCCGAACGTCTGCGTGAACACGCCGAGAAGCTGGCCGAGCGCGTGGAGCCTGACCAGCGCATCGTGGTCTACCACGAGGACCTCGACTATCTGGAAGAGTGGTTGCCAGTCGAGATCGTCGGCTATCTGGAACCGGCGCCGGGGATTCCGCCCACCGCGCGCCATCTGCGCAGCCTCGTGGACGATCTCGAAGGCACCGAGGGCACTGTCCTGTACGCCGAGTTCCAGCCACCTCGCGGCGCGGAATTCCTGGAACGGAACCTGGGCTGGCCGACGCACGCCGTACCGCTGGATCCGCCGGCGGACTCCGGCCTCGATGGCTACCTCGAACTGATGAGGACCTGGGCGCAGGCCCTGCCCCAGCGCTGAAGAAAGCAGAAGCCGCTGTCACGACGGACCCGGAAAGCCACTTTCCGGGTCCGTTATCATTGGCCACCGCCCCATTCTTACGAACCTGCATGCCACCCGAGCCTGTCCCGCCCATCCTGCACTCCCAGTCGGCCCTCCTCGGGTTCGACCGTCCGGTGATCGGGCCTTTGTCCCTGGAGATCCCGGCAGGTGCCCGCTGGGCCCTGACCGGACCCAATGGGGTGGGCAAATCGCTACTGCTGAAAGCCATTACCGGACAGGCCCGCGTTCACGGCGGGCGTTTTGAACTCGCCCCTCGTACGCACCCCAGCCTGCTGGCTCAGGACCACGCCCGCCCGCAGCCCTGGCCCCTGTCTGGAGACGACTGGCTTCGCGCGATGGGGGCCAGCGTGCCCGAACATGAAGGAGTTCGGGCCCTGCTGAATCGGCGGCTGGACCGCTTGAGCGGCGGTCAGTGGCAACTTCTGCGTCTGGCCGCCGTGCTGACCAGCCGAGGTGAAGACTCGTCGGCGCAGCGGTTGATCCTGCTGGATGAACCCGCCAACCATCTGGATGCCGAGGTCCGTGCCGACGCGGTGGAACTGATCAGGGCGGTCCCGGCCGAGACGAGCATGCTGATCACCAGCCACGACGATGAATTCCTGCAGGCGCTCGGCCTGGAGAACCATCCACTTGCGGAGTACCTGGATGCCGGGTGACCTGCTGCTGACACCCTTCATTGCCGGCGTGCTCGTCACCATGGTGCTGGCGCTCGCCGGGGCCGGTCTGTTCCTGCGCGGATCGGTCTGGCAGGCGCTGGCCCTGGGGCAATGGGCAGCCGTGGGCGGGGTTCTCGCCTCGGTCCTGCACTGGCCGGTGCTACCCGTGGCGCTGCTGCTGGGTGGCGGGATCATGGTGCTGCTGCAGCGCAGCCGGGATCGGGAACGCCTGCCCCTGGCCGTTTTCCTGGCCGGCCTGGCGGCGGTCACGCTACTGGCCGCCAACTTTGCTCAGGCCAGCCTGGCGGCCGCTGCCTGGGCCGAAGGCCAGCTCTACTTTGCCGGCCCCAATGAGCTCTGGGCGGCGATCGGTCTGAGCCTGCTGACCCTCCTGATGGTCCCGGTGCTCCTCCGCGTATGGCTGCATGCGCAGATCGCACCGGATGTGTCGGCGGCAAGCAGGCCGGCTGTCTGGCAGCATCTCGGCGAAATCGTCTGGCTGGTCGCCGCTATCGTTCTGGGGAGCATGGTCCTGGGACTTCCGGCTGCACTGGCCACCCTGCTACTGCCGGCCTGGGGTGCAGCCTGGCTCGCACGCAACCTCACCGGGCTGGTGCTCTGGACGCAGGGCATCGCCCTGTTCGGGTTCCTTGTCGCCTGGACCATCAGCCTGCCGCTGGATCAGCCCTTCGCACCGGTGCTGGTCCTGGTCAACGTCATGCTCGCGCTCGGCGCCCGCCTCGCCGCCATGCTGCGCTGACCCGACGCGTTCATCCCCACCGCAAGCAACGACTGACGCCATGACATCCAACACCGCCCACTCGTCATCCACCAGTGCGAATGGCACTTCGCCGATTTTCCAGGCCATCGAGAAGGCGCAGGGCGACCAGCCCTGGGGCAGCTTTCTTGATGCCGGGACGGGTCGCAAGTCCATCGAGTGGATCAGCCACTTGGACACCGAGCGCTGGACGGCGGTAACGGCCTCCCAGGAGATGGCGCGCACGACCCGCAAGGCGGCGGGCACGGCGCGGCGCCGGCAGGACCGCATCCTGGTCGGCAACTGGATGTCGGATCAGCTTCTGTTCGGTGAACGCTTTGACACGGTGCTGCTGGACTACTTTATCGGGGCCATCGAAGGTTTCGCGCCCTACTGGCAGGACCGCGCCCTGCACCGGTTGCGGCCGCACGTGGGCGACCGGCTGTATCTGGTGGGCGTCGAACCTTACGTGCTGGTGGAACCGAAAGATGAAGCCGGCGCGCTCGTGAGGGAGATCGGACGCCTGCGTGACGCCTGCCTGCTGATTGCGGGCAACCGGCCCTATCGCGAATACCCATCATCCTGGGTCATGCGCCAGCTTGGAATCGCGGGATTTCGGGTTCTGGATGTCCGCTATTTTCCCATCCACTATCGCGAACGGTTCGTCAACGGCCAGCTCGACCTGTGCCTGCGGCAGCTGCCGCATTTCAGCGACGAGGGTCTGGCCAAGGCCATGCACCACCAGATCGAGGTCCTGCGTGAACGCGCCCTGCCTTTGGCCCGCAGCCAGGAGGGGCTGAAACACGGCGCAGACTACCTGATCGTGGCCGAACCGATGGCCGACCGGCATCGCGGCCTGCACGACCCGCTGCAGCCTCATCAGACCCTCCCGAACCCGGAGTAGCCTCAAGCCGATACCGGCTCACCAAACGGCACACAGCATTACTGACCGAGCATGTTGACACTAATACACAGTTGCGTATGATTCTCATTTAGATGCGCAGCCCGGACAGCTGTGTGTCGCCAGGACGAAAGGCGGCTTTCTGCCTTTGGTCTCTCCAACCTCCGTAAGCGTTGCCGCCGGATATGCAATCCGGCGGCTTTTTTATGCATCGTCGTCACCGCCAGGCATGCCGGTACGCAACGGGCCGACGGCTTCAGCGATGGTCGGTCACCCTTCGTTCAACACGGGCGACCGCGTCATGCGCATGCAGACTCTCGCGATGGCGAACGTGGATGCGATAGCCGCGGGCGGAGTACTCCGGGCGCAGGGTGCTGTCCAGGCGCCGTACGGCGTCTTCGCAGAACATCAGGTTACGGCCGTTGGCGAGCGCGAAGGCCTTCTCGTCGACACGCTTCACCGCCGTTTGCAGGGCTGTGCCCAGCGTCTGTTCCACACCATCGATCAGATCGGGCAGGGGCAGCGTCGATATCAGCGGATCCAGACCGACCGTAACGGTTGCCTCGCTGCGCTGGCTATGGGGCGTCGCGACAATCCCCTCGGCCCGGCCCAGCCATTCGCGCACGGTTGCCGCATCCACGGCCGAGCGTGTGAAGTCGCGGTCGAACTGCTCCTGGATCGCCTGCCGCGCCAGGGCGGCGGAGCAGGGACAGGTGGAGGAATAGCCCACCTGAACCTCCAGTTCCAGGGACACAGCCCCGGACTCGCTGCGTGCAGCGATCCGGAACGGGTAGCGCTTCCAGCCAGCGGCCGCACTGACCAGGGCCGGCCGTTCCAGCGGCAGCTCCCCGGCAAGACGGACCTCCGCCACGCTGGACAGGCCACCGTGCGAAGCCAGAAACGCCTCGAGCACATCACACAGCCGCGCAACGTCCAGCTCGCGGGACTCCAGCTGCCGCAGGGCCCTGTAGAGCCGTGACATATGGATACCGCGCGCGCCCGCGTCATCGAGGCTCACCCCCGCGCTGGCCCGGGCGACCACTGGCTGGCCGGTCAGATACAGCGGAAGGGTGATGTCTTCCATACCCACCCAGTCGAGTGCGGAGGCGTGCGTAGCAGCCGACGCGGCAATATCCGGTAGCGGATCGGTCGCGGAGGTTTCCGTATCCGGTGAGACCGGAGACACACAGGTAGAGGACATAAGACACCTTGTTGCAGGCGGGTCGACCCCATCACGGGACGGTGGCCGATCCGTGTTGTCGGGGCTCAATCGAGACGTTATGGTATAACATCCTTAGCGCAACCGACGGAACCCCATGACCCGCGACGAACTGCTGGCCATGCCTGCCGAGGCCTACATGAGCGAGCCCCAGCTCGCGTACTTCCGCGAGCGCCTGCTCGAAATGCGCGACGAGATCCTGGCCGACATCGAGGGTGCCCGAGATGGGCTGCTCGACAACGAGCGCACCCCGGACGAACTGGACCGCGCGGCAATGGAGGAGTCCCGGCTCCTCTCCATGCGTGTACAGGAACGCGAGGGACGCCTGCTGCGAAAGATCGACCAGGCCCTGGATCGTATTCAGACCGGCGAATACGGCTACTGCGAAGTGAGCGGTGAACCCATCGGCCTGCCACGCCTGCTGGCGCGTCCCACGGCGACCCTCTGCATCGAAGTCAAGGAACGCCAGGAAAAGACCGAGCACGTAATCGTTCGCTGAGGCCGCATCCCCATTCGACTCGGGCGCGCTCCAGCGGCCCGAGCATTTCCCCTGGAGGTAGCAATGAAACGTCTTCCCGTCACCGTCCTCTCCGGCTTTCTCGGCGCCGGCAAGACCACGCTGCTGAACAACATCCTGCACAACCAGTCGGGGCTGCGCGTCGCGGTCATCGTCAACGACATGAGCGAGGTCAACATCGACAGCGCCCTGGTGCGCGGCGGCCAGGATGCCGTCACCCGTACCGATGCCCGCATGGTCCAGATGACCAACGGCTGCATCTGCTGCACGCTGCGGGACGACCTGCTGGTGGAGGTGCGCCGCCTCGCCGAATCCGGGCAATACGACTACCTGGTCATCGAATCCACCGGCATTTCCGAGCCCATGCCCGTGGCCGCCACCTTCGCCTTCCGCGACGAGAACGGTCAGTCCCTGGATGATGTCGCCCGCCTCGACACCATGGTGACCGTCGTCGACGCCGGCGCCCTGCTGAAGGACTATGCCTCCACCGATTATCTAGGGGATCGGGGTGAATCACTGGGCGAGGAGGACGAGCGCACCGTCGTCGACCTTCTGGTGGATCAAATGGAGTTTGCAGATGTCATCATCATCAACAAGGTGGACCGCGCGACGCCCGATGAACTCGCGACCGTTCGCGGCGTGGTCCGCGGCCTGAACCGCGAAGCGCATGTGATCGAGGCCACCCATGGCAACGTTCCCCTCGAACTGCTTCTGGGCACCGGCCGCTTCGACTTCGACCGCGCATCGCAGGCCGCTGGCTGGGCGCAGGAGATGATGGGCGGACACACGCCGGAAACCGAGGAATACGGGATCTCGAGCATCGTGTATCGGGTGAATCGCCCGTTCCATCCGGCCCGCTTCTTTGACCTGCTGCACCAGGAGTGGCCCGGCGTGATCCGCAGCAAGGGCTGGTTCTGGCTGGCCTCGCGCCCGGACTGGGCCGGCACACTGTCGCAGGCCGGCGGCGCGTTGACGCATCACGCCGCCGGCTTCTGGTGGGCCGCCGTACCGCCGGAGAAACGTCCCACTAACGAGGACTGGTGGGACACGGCCATAGCGCCAGTATGGGACGAACGTTTCGGCGATCGCCGCCAGGAGATCGTACTGATCGGTATAAAAATGGACGCAGACGCCATGCGCCAGCGTCTCGATGCCTGCCTGCTCACCGACGACGAAATGGCGGCGGGCCCGCAGCAATGGCAGTACTTCGAGGACCCGTTTCCGGTCTGGCGCCTTTCGGACGAGCCCTAGGGATCGCCGGAAGAATCCCGGACCCGAGAGGTTTCATCCGCATGAGTCCGGAGAATCAACCCGCGAATCGCCCAGGGCCTTCCAGCCGTCACCGCTTCGTCGACCAGGCCCGGGAGCTCCTGGGCATCCACCGTGAAGAGGTCAATGCCCTGATCTGGAGGCGATCTCTGGGTCCAGCCCTGTCAACTCAGTCGGAAGCCCTGGCCAGCACCGAGCCGGGTATGCTGCTGGATACCCGCTGCCGTCCCGACCAGGTACGGCTCCGGCTCCTGGAAGCCACCGGACAGCCCCCATTCCAGGTCCATCTGCTGGGCCGGGACATTGAACATCTCGCCCATGCATTCGCCATCGTTGCGAGCGCGGTCAGCGTCAGGATTCAGCTCGAAGTCCTCGATCACCAGCCCTGCCCTTTGTTCCATGTAGACAACAATGTCCTTCGGATGTTGTGCACCTACGTCGGGCCCGGCACCGAGTACGCGGACGAGCGACACCTGAACCGCGAACGACTGCAACAGAACGACAACGAGGGCGTGCTAGGCGGGCGCTCTCCGTTAATCACCGAAGCTGGACAGGCCATCCTGATGAAGGGCAAACGCTACTCGTCGGAAAATGGGCGCGGTGCGGTGCATCGATCGCCCCCTATTCCCCCCGGCCAACGCCGCCTCGCGCTCCGTCTGGACTATCCATGACGATTGTCTCCGGTATCGCGCGGGGCCTGCCCCACTGAAACAACCTCCTGGGCGCGAGCGGCAGGAGCCGCAGCATCTCTCCCTTGGCAACCCAAGAGGCGGATCTGAATTTTTCACAAAAACCCGGAAAGCCACTTGACCCGTGCGCTGTCTTTCTTCAACCTTCAATTGCGAACGCTTCTCATTTTCTTTAGGAGGTCTCGGATGTTCACACTGGATGCCTGGCTGGAACGCACCCACCCTTCGCTGCGGATCATCGACAGCGCCTCACGCCGCGTCATCGCCGAGTGGCAGGGAGAGGATCTGCACCACCTGTTCGAGTCCGGCACAGTCGCACCAGATGACTGCTGCGGGCCACGCTCCCGGGAGTCCGAACATGAAACGATTCGGGAGCTCATGCTGGAAGCATGCCTGGAAGGGCTGACCGTCTGTCGGCGCAATTCGCAACGCGAAGCTTCATCGACATCGCCGTGCCCCCTTGC
It includes:
- the zigA gene encoding zinc metallochaperone GTPase ZigA, yielding MKRLPVTVLSGFLGAGKTTLLNNILHNQSGLRVAVIVNDMSEVNIDSALVRGGQDAVTRTDARMVQMTNGCICCTLRDDLLVEVRRLAESGQYDYLVIESTGISEPMPVAATFAFRDENGQSLDDVARLDTMVTVVDAGALLKDYASTDYLGDRGESLGEEDERTVVDLLVDQMEFADVIIINKVDRATPDELATVRGVVRGLNREAHVIEATHGNVPLELLLGTGRFDFDRASQAAGWAQEMMGGHTPETEEYGISSIVYRVNRPFHPARFFDLLHQEWPGVIRSKGWFWLASRPDWAGTLSQAGGALTHHAAGFWWAAVPPEKRPTNEDWWDTAIAPVWDERFGDRRQEIVLIGIKMDADAMRQRLDACLLTDDEMAAGPQQWQYFEDPFPVWRLSDEP
- a CDS encoding ATP-binding cassette domain-containing protein; amino-acid sequence: MPPEPVPPILHSQSALLGFDRPVIGPLSLEIPAGARWALTGPNGVGKSLLLKAITGQARVHGGRFELAPRTHPSLLAQDHARPQPWPLSGDDWLRAMGASVPEHEGVRALLNRRLDRLSGGQWQLLRLAAVLTSRGEDSSAQRLILLDEPANHLDAEVRADAVELIRAVPAETSMLITSHDDEFLQALGLENHPLAEYLDAG
- a CDS encoding metal ABC transporter permease, whose translation is MPGDLLLTPFIAGVLVTMVLALAGAGLFLRGSVWQALALGQWAAVGGVLASVLHWPVLPVALLLGGGIMVLLQRSRDRERLPLAVFLAGLAAVTLLAANFAQASLAAAAWAEGQLYFAGPNELWAAIGLSLLTLLMVPVLLRVWLHAQIAPDVSAASRPAVWQHLGEIVWLVAAIVLGSMVLGLPAALATLLLPAWGAAWLARNLTGLVLWTQGIALFGFLVAWTISLPLDQPFAPVLVLVNVMLALGARLAAMLR
- the folE2 gene encoding GTP cyclohydrolase FolE2; amino-acid sequence: MSSTCVSPVSPDTETSATDPLPDIAASAATHASALDWVGMEDITLPLYLTGQPVVARASAGVSLDDAGARGIHMSRLYRALRQLESRELDVARLCDVLEAFLASHGGLSSVAEVRLAGELPLERPALVSAAAGWKRYPFRIAARSESGAVSLELEVQVGYSSTCPCSAALARQAIQEQFDRDFTRSAVDAATVREWLGRAEGIVATPHSQRSEATVTVGLDPLISTLPLPDLIDGVEQTLGTALQTAVKRVDEKAFALANGRNLMFCEDAVRRLDSTLRPEYSARGYRIHVRHRESLHAHDAVARVERRVTDHR
- a CDS encoding metal ABC transporter substrate-binding protein, whose protein sequence is MSFSKTRTRITRTLAAVASVAALTFILLPAQAAAGLNIVATTSSLGALAREIGGDEAEVRVLAPPDRDAHYLDARPSFMAALRRADMLLELGAGLEEGWLPAAQRGANNRAINSGQPGHFRAADKVELRRSITMDGPNMGHVHEEGNPHFNADPLRMAELALALGQRMGELRPDHAEAFVQRAEAAAERLREHAEKLAERVEPDQRIVVYHEDLDYLEEWLPVEIVGYLEPAPGIPPTARHLRSLVDDLEGTEGTVLYAEFQPPRGAEFLERNLGWPTHAVPLDPPADSGLDGYLELMRTWAQALPQR
- the dksA gene encoding RNA polymerase-binding protein DksA, giving the protein MTRDELLAMPAEAYMSEPQLAYFRERLLEMRDEILADIEGARDGLLDNERTPDELDRAAMEESRLLSMRVQEREGRLLRKIDQALDRIQTGEYGYCEVSGEPIGLPRLLARPTATLCIEVKERQEKTEHVIVR
- a CDS encoding DUF1826 domain-containing protein; translated protein: MSPENQPANRPGPSSRHRFVDQARELLGIHREEVNALIWRRSLGPALSTQSEALASTEPGMLLDTRCRPDQVRLRLLEATGQPPFQVHLLGRDIEHLAHAFAIVASAVSVRIQLEVLDHQPCPLFHVDNNVLRMLCTYVGPGTEYADERHLNRERLQQNDNEGVLGGRSPLITEAGQAILMKGKRYSSENGRGAVHRSPPIPPGQRRLALRLDYP
- a CDS encoding class I SAM-dependent methyltransferase yields the protein MTSNTAHSSSTSANGTSPIFQAIEKAQGDQPWGSFLDAGTGRKSIEWISHLDTERWTAVTASQEMARTTRKAAGTARRRQDRILVGNWMSDQLLFGERFDTVLLDYFIGAIEGFAPYWQDRALHRLRPHVGDRLYLVGVEPYVLVEPKDEAGALVREIGRLRDACLLIAGNRPYREYPSSWVMRQLGIAGFRVLDVRYFPIHYRERFVNGQLDLCLRQLPHFSDEGLAKAMHHQIEVLRERALPLARSQEGLKHGADYLIVAEPMADRHRGLHDPLQPHQTLPNPE